The following coding sequences lie in one Musa acuminata AAA Group cultivar baxijiao chromosome BXJ3-1, Cavendish_Baxijiao_AAA, whole genome shotgun sequence genomic window:
- the LOC135628795 gene encoding GATA transcription factor 8-like, translating to MEDGMGDLFDYIDDLLDDDDVMALVEHCDDAAAALLLPPLPLVPVAAPVTAADGGLDSLDCSGDHNAELDVVQLEWMPKFLYDSDAFSLDLPSCDAIANDADDDGSQTKARGDSFVSALGANATGGGDTPASSSSCSTSASYFGGGNSARAMLPPVGPPELPPVIPTRARSKRQRRSTLMPQPPSSDVVAAPHPLSVASDSDPESFGESCPPPPPPKKKKKSKKKGPGATAAAEGDEPGSPPPGRKCTHCEIQKTPQWRAGPMGPKTLCNACGVRYRSGRLFPEYRPAGSPTFVPSLHSNSHKKVVEMRNKASHSAAAPGASAPSSDGCDLLGYMRRKE from the coding sequence ATGGAGGACGGCATGGGCGACCTGTTCGACTACATCGACGACctgctcgacgacgacgacgtgaTGGCGCTGGTGGAGCACTGCGACGACGCGGCCGCTGCTCTGCTCCTCCCTCCCCTGCCTCTTGTCCCTGTTGCTGCTCCCGTCACCGCTGCTGATGGTGGGCTGGACTCCCTCGACTGCTCCGGCGACCACAATGCGGAGCTCGATGTTGTGCAACTGGAATGGATGCCCAAATTCTTATACGACTCCGACGCCTTCTCCCTCGACCTCCCGAGCTGCGACGCCATCGCCAACGATGCTGATGACGATGGCTCTCAAACCAAAGCCCGAGGCGACTCTTTCGTCTCTGCCTTGGGAGCGAACGCTACGGGAGGTGGCGACACGCCCGCTTCCTCCTCGTCCTGTTCGACTTCGGCTTCGTACTTCGGCGGCGGGAACAGCGCGAGAGCAATGCTTCCTCCCGTTGGTCCTCCGGAGCTTCCTCCTGTGATCCCCACCCGCGCGCGCAGCAAGCGCCAACGTCGCTCCACCTTAATGCCCCAGCCCCCTTCCTCGGACGTCGTCGCGGCCCCCCACCCACTGTCCGTGGCCTCCGATTCCGACCCTGAGAGCTTCGGCGAGTCCTGCCCCCCACCTCCTcccccgaagaagaagaagaagagcaagaagAAGGGCCCCGGCGCCACCGCTGCGGCCGAAGGAGACGAGCCGGGCTCGCCTCCGCCGGGGAGGAAGTGCACGCACTGCGAGATACAGAAGACCCCGCAGTGGAGGGCCGGCCCGATGGGACCCAAGACTCTCTGCAACGCCTGCGGCGTCCGGTACAGGTCCGGGCGGCTATTCCCGGAGTACCGCCCCGCCGGCAGCCCCACCTTTGTCCCCTCGCTCCACTCCAATTCCCACAAGAAGGTGGTCGAGATGCGGAACAAGGCCAGCCATTCTGCTGCCGCCCCCGGCGCCTCCGCGCCCTCCTCCGACGGCTGCGATCTTCTCGGCTACATGCGCCGGAAGGAATGA